GCGCTACGGCGAAGCGGTGTCGCGTGCAGCTCTCGTTCACGCCGCCACACGGGGATGTACGAACGCGACGCTACGATCCGGTCCGAAGAGCATCCCGGTTTACGAGCGCATCGGCTTCCGGTACGTTTGCCAGCACCGCACTTATGCCGCACCCGCGGAAGCGTGACGCATCGAAGTGAGTCCGCAATGCACCCCGAAGCCGATGCGTTCCTCGACGCGATCTTCGACCACCCCGACGACGATACGCCGCGCCTGGTGTACGCGGACTGGCTTCAAGAGCACGGCCAAGCGAATTACGCTCAGTTCATCCGGTTACAGTGCGCTGCGGCTCGCGAGAAACTGTGGAGCGACGAGGCAAATCGGCTGTGGGAAGAGATCGGCCGCGTGTGGAACCGGCTGGATGAGGAATGGTGGCCCGCGACGCGAGAGGCTTTTCCCGGTAAGGGGTGGTGGCATCGGACACTTGATGCGATTCACTATCGCCGGGGATTTTTGAGTGAAGATTCTTACCTTACGTACAGTCAACTGACCCGCTACTCGGACTCTTGTTGGCCTTGGCTGCCGTTACCATTCACAACAATTTATCCCGATTACGAAGCCGAGCGCGAGATTCTTCTGTTACCTCGCCTAAATCGAATTCGGCACCTTCGTTTTGCGGGCTGGTACGACGACCATATGATTTGGCCGCTAATCGAGTCGCCGCAGCTAGTGAACCTCGAATCACTGGACTTGTCTGCGGGAGTGCTTTCAGTTGGTGAGGTTGAGGGGATGTTGAATCCGGGACTTTTCCCCCAACTTCGTGAGCTTCGTGTGCGAGTAATAGACGAAAGTTGGTACACTCAAGAGGTTGCTGGTGGCTCACCATCAACTGAATTGGACCAGCTCAGACAGCGGGTTGAAGCCCGCTTTAAGAAAGTCGTGTGGCAATTGACAAATTGACTCTGCTCGTTCTCACTTCGCCAGTTGCTCGCGCAGCCAGCCCGGTTTGTCCGTCGTGATGCTCTCCGCGCCCACTTCGATCATCTTTTTCGCCAGGTCCGCGTCGTTCACGGTCCACACGTAGAGCTTCAGGCCCGCGGACTTGATCTTCGCGGCGAACGCCTTGTCCAGCACCGCGGGTGTCGCGGAGAGGTCGAGCCCGTCGGCCTTGATCTCCTTCGCCTTCGCGATCAGTTCGTCCGCGGTGCGTGGCTTGCCCTTCGTGTTCAGGCTCACGAGCCACAGCGCTTGCAGGTCCGGGCGGGCCTTCTTGGTGGCCGCGATCACGTCCGCGTTGAAGCTGATGACGCACGTTTGTTCAGACTTCAGCTTACTCGCTTTGATGACGCGGGACATTTCCGGCACTGCTTCGGGACCGCACTTCACCTCAATGAACGCCCGCTTGCCGGCCGGTACGGTGGCGAGCATCTCATCCAACGTCGGCAGCTTCTCGCCCGCGAACTTCGCGCCCTTCCACTTGCCCGCGTCGAGCGTCCGCAATTCTTCGAGCGTCGAATCGGCGACCTTCTTGTCCTCGCCCGCGGTGCGCTTGGTGGTCGCGTCGTGGATCACGACGAGTTTGCCGTCTTTCGTGAGGTAAATGTCGAACTCGGAGGCGTCCGCTTTCTGCTCCCACGCGAGCTTGATCGCGGCCACCGTGTTCTCCGGCGCATCAAACGACGCCCCGCGGTGCCCTACGATTTCCACCTTCGGTTCGGCGGCGTTAACAAATCCGGCGGCGAGTAGAGTCATGAGTGCGGCGAGCGTGCGGGTCATGGCGGCTCCGTTAGGTTCTGGTGCTGTCGGTCGTTGTACTAATGGCCGGGTGGTAGAGCGGCACCCGGAGTTTCGTGTAAGATTGAAGAAAGCTACGGCCTCAACACCGAATCGCAGCGGACCCCCATGCCTCATTCCGTACTCATCATCGACGACGAGGAACCGATCGCGTGGACGCTACGGCGGGCGTTCGAGCGCGAAAAGCACCGCGTTTCGGTCGCGGCCACCGCGGAAGACGGGCTGATGAAGGCGCGCCAGATCGCGCCCGATGTGGTCTTCCTCGACGTTCGGCTGCCTGGCATGGACGGCCTCACCGCGCTCGGTGAAATCAAGAAAGTGGCCCCGAGCGCGGCGGTCGTGGTCATCACCGCGCACGGGAACCTGAACACCGCGGTGAAGGCCGTCGAGGGCGGCGCGTTCGACTACCTCGCGAAACCGTTCGAGTTGGCCCAGGCGCTCGACGCCGCGAGACGGGCATTGGTCAACCGGGATACCCCCGACGACTCGGGGATCTTGCGCTCTGCGCTCGCTGAAGTGGATTCCAGTCCCGATGCGATCATCGGCCGCAGCCCCGTGATGCAGACCGTGTTCAAGCGGATCGCCCTGGTCGCCCCGGCCGCCGCGTGCGTGCTCATCACCGGGGAGAGCGGGACCGGTAAGGAACTCGTGGCCCGTGCGATCCACGCGAACAGTCCGCGCCGGCACAACCCGTTGCTCGCGGCACACGTTGCGGCGTACAACCCGAACCTCGTCGAGAGCGAGTTATTCGGCCACATCAAAGGAGCGTTTACAGGTGCGGAGCGGTCACGCGACGGGTTGCTGAAGCTTGCCGACGGCGGTACGGTGTTCCTCGACGAACTCGCGGACATTCCCCTGCCGGTTCAGGCCAAGCTGCTCCGCGTGCTGGAGCGCCAGGAGGTGCAGCCCGTCGGCGGGAGCGAGTCGCAACTCGTGGACGTGCGCATCGTCTCGGCCACGCACGCGGACCTGTCCGCGGCCGTGCGCGAGGGGAAGTTTCGGCACGACCTCTTTTTCCGGCTGAACGTGTACCCGATTCACCTCCCGCCGCTGCGGGACCGCGTGGACGACATTCCGCTGCTCGCGGAGCACTTCCTCCGCAAATTCGGGGTGCCGAACCCCGGGAGTGCGGTGCCCGCGGAGACGCTCGCGTTCCTGAAGTCGCGCCCCTGGCCGGGCAACGTGCGCGAACTCCGCAACGCGCTCGAGCACGCCGCGATCGAATCGCGCGGCGCTGCGCTGCGGCCGGAACACTTCCCCGAACCGAGTACCGCGGCCGGGCCGACATCGACCGCCGAGCGCCTGCGGTCGCTCGTCACCGAGTGGGTGCGCGAACGGGTCCAGGCGCTCGAGGGGCGCGAACCGGCCGACCTGCACCAGACGCTGATCGACGCCATCGAGCCGGCGGTGCTCGACGAGGTGCTGCGCCAGGTGGACGGTAACCGTCTCGTGGCCGCGCGCTGGCTCGGCTTGGCCCGCGCGACCGTGCGCAAGCTCATCCGCAAGTACCACCCGGACACTGCCGAACCGGACGAAGATTGAGTGTCGCGGGCGCGGGTACCCTGCCGCTATACTGGTTCCGTTAATCCCCTCACGGAGCCGCTCATGCGCCGACTCATTCCCCTCGTCGTGTTGTTCGTCGTCGTCGGGCGGCTGGCCGCCGCGCCGCCCGAAAGAACACACGACATCGTCCCCGCCGACTACGCGACCGTAAACACTATCAACGAAATCGCGCTCTCGCCCGACGGCAAGCAAGTCGCTTACGCCCTCGCGACGTGGGACAAGAAGAGCGACCGGCGCGCCTCGGAACTGTGGGTCGTGAGCACCGACGGTAAGGGGAAGCCGACGCAACTCACGAGCGACCGCGCCAATGACCGCCACCTGAAATGGGCCGGCGACGGCAAATCGATCTACGTCGTGTCCAATCGCGGCAAAGAAGCCAAAGCGCAAGTGTGGAGGGTGCCGCTCGACGGCAAGCCCGAAGCGGTCACGAACGTGAAGGCGGGGATCATCAATTTCGACTACGCCCCGAAGACCGACACTGTGTACTTCACCACGGACGCGACCGCGACCGACAAGGACGACTTCAGTGCGCTCCGCGAGAAGTTCGGGAAGATCGAGTACGGGCACGGCACGCGCACGGTGAGCGAACTGTTCTCCGTGAAGAAGCCGGGCAGCGAACCGGAGAAGGTGCTGGCCGATAACCGCTACATCCGCGAGTTCGCGGTCACGGAAGACGGCAAGCGGATCGCGATGGTGAGTGCGATCGACGACACGGTGGTGAAGTCCGAGGGCGAGTCGCGCGTGGACGTGTGGGCGGCCGGCAAGATCACCACTCCGCCGACGGACGTGTACCGCGCGAAGGCATCGAGCCCCTACGCTTGGCTCGAAGGGCTGGCCTGGAACCCGGACGGTACGCGGTACGCCTTTTGCGCGATTCACGATGCGTACCCGACCGAGATCATTATCGGCGAAGAGAAGGACGGTAAATGGGCGACGACGCGGATGAACCGCAACCAGGTCGCTGCACCTTCGGTGCGAGAGCAGCAGTTTCACGTGCGCGGGTACGGCAGCCCGCTGCAGTGGCTCGATAACGAATCGTTCTCGTACCTCCACGAATTCGGGGGGTACAACACGGCGCGCACTTACGCGCTGAAGGACGAAGCGACCCACGCCCCGGACGCGGAGTTCCGGGAGCGCCACGTCGTGTACGCTGCGCATTTTCAGCCCGGCCCGCACGCGCGAATCGAGTTGGTCGGTGACGCGAGCGGCTTCCCCGTTCTGAAGTTTCGTTCCAAAGAAACCGGCGAAATCGTGACGCTCGTCGACCCGAACCCGCACACCGCGGACTGGAAGCTCCCGAGCATCGAGCACGTCACCTGGAAGGCGCCGGACGGCGCGAGCGTCGGCGGACCGCTCGAACTGCCTTTCGGCTACAAGAAGGGCGACAAGCCGCTGCCGCTGGTGGTCGCGATCCACGGCGGACCGACCACATCGAGCTGCAACGACCAGCGCTTCGACGCCCACAACGGCCGGCTGTACTTCGCCGCGAAGGGTTACGCGGTGCTGTGTCCGAACTACCGCGGCTCCACCGGCTACGGCGACAAGTTCTTGACGGACCTCATCGGCAACGAGAACGACGTCGACGTGAAGGACATCGTTGCGGGAATTCAGCACCTCATCAAAGAGGGCATCGCGGACCCGGAACGCATTGCGGTGATGGGCTGGAGCAACGGCGGGTACCTCACGAACTGCCTCATCACGCTGAAGAACCCGCCGGTGAAGATCAAAGCCGCGTCGAGCGGCGCGGGCATTTTGGATACGGTCGCGGAGTGGGGCTTCAACGACGAGCCGGCGTACCCCATCGTGTTCAAGAAGGGGCTGCCGTGGGAGCAACCGGACCTCTACAAGAAGACCTCGCCGACCTACGGCATCGGCAACGTGACGACCCCCACACTGATCCACGTCGGCGGGAACGACGACCGGTGCCCGCCGGGACACAGCCGCATGCTGTACCGCGCGCTGAAGGAGTACAAGAAGGTGCCGGTCGAACTGAACGTGTATCCGGGTCAACCGCACGGGCTGGGCACGCTCTCGTTCCGCACCGCGAAGATGGAATGGGATCTCGCGTGGTTCGAGAAGTACCTGAAGAAGTGAAAATGGGTGCCGGGACGTAACCCCGGCTCACGGGTGAGCCGCTTTTGAATGTAGCACAGGGCGGAAGCCCTGTGCGCTCTTTGCCTCACGCCAGTTTCAGCGACTTGAACTGCTTCACGCACCCCGTGATCGCGATTTCCGTCGGCAGGCGCTCGATGCTCGAGGCGCCGAAGAAGCCGACGATGCCCGTGGTGTGGTCGAGGACGTAGCGCACGTCGTCGGGTTCGGAGATCGGTCCTCCGTGACACAGCACTAAAATGTCCGGGTTCACGGCTTTCGCGGCAGTAGCGAGCTCCTGCACCCGCTTCGTGGCCTCTTCGAGCGAGAGCGCCGTCTTCGCGCCGATCGCGCCCTTTGTGGTGAGCCCCATGTGGGGGATGAGGACATCGGCCCCGGCGCGCGCCATCTGCTCTGCTTCCTCGGGCGTGAAAACATACGGGCAGGTGAGCAGGTCGAGATCACGCGCGGCCTTAATCATGTCCACTTCGAGCGCGTAGCCCATGCCGGTTTCTTCCAGCCCGACGCGGAGGGTGCCGTCGAACAGTCCGACCGTGGGGAAGTTCTGCACGCCGCTGAACCCGGCATCTTTTACGTCGAGGAGGAACCGCTTCATCACGCGGAACGGGTCGGTGCCGCACACCCCCGCGAGGACCGGCGTGCGCTCCACGATCGGCAGCACCTCGCGGGCCATGTCCATGACGATCTGGTTCGCGTCGCCGTAGGGGAGCAGCCCCGCGAGCGACCCCCGCCCCGCCATGCGGAACCGGCCCGAGTTGTAAATGATGATGAGATCGATCCCGCCCATCTCCGCGCACTTGGCCGAGAGGCCGGTGCCGGCCCCGCCGCCGACGATGGGAACACCGGCCGCGACCTGGGCGCGGAACCGCGCGAGAATATCGGAACGCGATTGCATTGAGGAGTGTGGGTTGAGGAAGAGGGGTGTAGAAAGACAGGATACGGACGAGGTGAGACGGGGACGATTGCAAAGGCGCGCCAGGGGGTTGCGCTAGCGCTTCACTCCTGGCTACGATCGGTCGCCCCGTCCGGGGCTACAAAAAACAAAGTCCGATGTCGGTTCTCTGTCTTGATCCGCGTGATCTGCGTTTATCCGTGGCTCTGCTCTTTGTTTTCTGCTCTTTGCCCGCTGTCCTCTGTCTTCTGCTC
The Gemmata palustris DNA segment above includes these coding regions:
- a CDS encoding glycerophosphodiester phosphodiesterase, producing the protein MTRTLAALMTLLAAGFVNAAEPKVEIVGHRGASFDAPENTVAAIKLAWEQKADASEFDIYLTKDGKLVVIHDATTKRTAGEDKKVADSTLEELRTLDAGKWKGAKFAGEKLPTLDEMLATVPAGKRAFIEVKCGPEAVPEMSRVIKASKLKSEQTCVISFNADVIAATKKARPDLQALWLVSLNTKGKPRTADELIAKAKEIKADGLDLSATPAVLDKAFAAKIKSAGLKLYVWTVNDADLAKKMIEVGAESITTDKPGWLREQLAK
- a CDS encoding TIGR02996 domain-containing protein; this encodes MHPEADAFLDAIFDHPDDDTPRLVYADWLQEHGQANYAQFIRLQCAAAREKLWSDEANRLWEEIGRVWNRLDEEWWPATREAFPGKGWWHRTLDAIHYRRGFLSEDSYLTYSQLTRYSDSCWPWLPLPFTTIYPDYEAEREILLLPRLNRIRHLRFAGWYDDHMIWPLIESPQLVNLESLDLSAGVLSVGEVEGMLNPGLFPQLRELRVRVIDESWYTQEVAGGSPSTELDQLRQRVEARFKKVVWQLTN
- a CDS encoding phosphoenolpyruvate hydrolase family protein; this encodes MQSRSDILARFRAQVAAGVPIVGGGAGTGLSAKCAEMGGIDLIIIYNSGRFRMAGRGSLAGLLPYGDANQIVMDMAREVLPIVERTPVLAGVCGTDPFRVMKRFLLDVKDAGFSGVQNFPTVGLFDGTLRVGLEETGMGYALEVDMIKAARDLDLLTCPYVFTPEEAEQMARAGADVLIPHMGLTTKGAIGAKTALSLEEATKRVQELATAAKAVNPDILVLCHGGPISEPDDVRYVLDHTTGIVGFFGASSIERLPTEIAITGCVKQFKSLKLA
- a CDS encoding S9 family peptidase encodes the protein MRRLIPLVVLFVVVGRLAAAPPERTHDIVPADYATVNTINEIALSPDGKQVAYALATWDKKSDRRASELWVVSTDGKGKPTQLTSDRANDRHLKWAGDGKSIYVVSNRGKEAKAQVWRVPLDGKPEAVTNVKAGIINFDYAPKTDTVYFTTDATATDKDDFSALREKFGKIEYGHGTRTVSELFSVKKPGSEPEKVLADNRYIREFAVTEDGKRIAMVSAIDDTVVKSEGESRVDVWAAGKITTPPTDVYRAKASSPYAWLEGLAWNPDGTRYAFCAIHDAYPTEIIIGEEKDGKWATTRMNRNQVAAPSVREQQFHVRGYGSPLQWLDNESFSYLHEFGGYNTARTYALKDEATHAPDAEFRERHVVYAAHFQPGPHARIELVGDASGFPVLKFRSKETGEIVTLVDPNPHTADWKLPSIEHVTWKAPDGASVGGPLELPFGYKKGDKPLPLVVAIHGGPTTSSCNDQRFDAHNGRLYFAAKGYAVLCPNYRGSTGYGDKFLTDLIGNENDVDVKDIVAGIQHLIKEGIADPERIAVMGWSNGGYLTNCLITLKNPPVKIKAASSGAGILDTVAEWGFNDEPAYPIVFKKGLPWEQPDLYKKTSPTYGIGNVTTPTLIHVGGNDDRCPPGHSRMLYRALKEYKKVPVELNVYPGQPHGLGTLSFRTAKMEWDLAWFEKYLKK
- a CDS encoding sigma-54-dependent transcriptional regulator, with amino-acid sequence MPHSVLIIDDEEPIAWTLRRAFEREKHRVSVAATAEDGLMKARQIAPDVVFLDVRLPGMDGLTALGEIKKVAPSAAVVVITAHGNLNTAVKAVEGGAFDYLAKPFELAQALDAARRALVNRDTPDDSGILRSALAEVDSSPDAIIGRSPVMQTVFKRIALVAPAAACVLITGESGTGKELVARAIHANSPRRHNPLLAAHVAAYNPNLVESELFGHIKGAFTGAERSRDGLLKLADGGTVFLDELADIPLPVQAKLLRVLERQEVQPVGGSESQLVDVRIVSATHADLSAAVREGKFRHDLFFRLNVYPIHLPPLRDRVDDIPLLAEHFLRKFGVPNPGSAVPAETLAFLKSRPWPGNVRELRNALEHAAIESRGAALRPEHFPEPSTAAGPTSTAERLRSLVTEWVRERVQALEGREPADLHQTLIDAIEPAVLDEVLRQVDGNRLVAARWLGLARATVRKLIRKYHPDTAEPDED